In Saccharomyces eubayanus strain FM1318 chromosome XIII, whole genome shotgun sequence, one DNA window encodes the following:
- the ADI1 gene encoding acireductone dioxygenase (Ni2+-requiring): MVKVYVHDNKSGIDYRESHNSGTELSLDELAKLGVIYKYCATEADVNEIAKERQYRNRDVVDIHQGSFKNEADFNEKLAMFYKEHLHEDEEIRYCLEGTGYFDVRDASTPENWVRCRVEPGDLLILPPGIYHRFTLTSTNHIKALRLFKDEPKWQAINRSTQADALPVRKHYVSRINQY, translated from the coding sequence ATGGTTAAAGTATACGTTCACGACAACAAGAGCGGCATCGATTACCGCGAATCTCACAATTCCGGCACGGAGCTTTCCCTAGATGAGCTAGCGAAATTGGGAGTGATCTATAAATATTGTGCAACCGAAGCTGACGTGAACGAGATTGCAAAAGAGAGACAATACAGAAACAGAGACGTGGTCGATATTCACCAAGGCTCTTTCAAGAACGAAGCGGATTTCAACGAAAAACTAGCCATGTTTTACAAAGAGCATTTGcacgaagacgaagaaattAGGTACTGTCTGGAAGGCACTGGGTATTTTGACGTCAGAGATGCTTCCACACCTGAAAACTGGGTCAGGTGCCGGGTAGAGCCGGGAGATTTACTAATTCTTCCGCCGGGTATCTACCACCGTTTCACGTTGACGAGTACTAATCATATCAAGGCTTTGAGGCTGTTCAAAGACGAACCTAAGTGGCAGGCGATTAACAGGTCTACCCAGGCAGACGCTTTGCCCGTTCGCAAGCACTATGTATCCCGAATTAATCAGTACTAA
- the ANY1 gene encoding Any1p, whose product MSATTGTLTATLAKDVAVATATKVSSDVGDTLYSYLPKVDQFYIPEWLTMQFIANNLISFTPLFSYGTTIISIEKCKTALGFSIDICATMLIASILRISYYLITPYEITLLRQSLVMIFIQLILLKTSLKYRPDEYKYQNLTDVESLSHLIHDIWFEFFSCINRPKFLSEDWKNLIKSLSFTNLLKFTFKIFLAFLYKILKFFDPNFKRIGAFWQWDNDRNFWRFLALFATLQILLTFCISNILNWDSLDQGLGSIIGSLGLLVESLLPLPQIAILYKLKSVQGFKLILLVSWLCGDTLKITYLIFGAKNISALFVVFALFQMSLDFYIGGQYIYYRYYYPKLRHIHHPNNSNPPSDEEGESEMYELDLFNTLQKDVEKALKHDSHDTSDSPQYDQVGKSQPHTVTV is encoded by the coding sequence ATGTCAGCAACAACAGGTACGCTAACCGCTACCTTGGCAAAGGACGTCGCAGTCGCCACTGCTACTAAAGTGTCGTCTGACGTGGGTGATACTTTGTATTCATACCTGCCCAAAGTCGATCAGTTTTATATTCCAGAATGGCTTACGATGCAGTTTATTGCCAATAACCTCATTAGTTTTACCCCTCTATTCTCCTATGGTACCACAATTATCAGCATCGAGAAATGTAAGACCGCTTTGGGATTCTCCATAGATATTTGTGCCACAATGTTGATTGCCAGTATCTTAAGGATATCTTACTATTTGATTACACCATACGAAATCACGTTGCTGAGACAATCATTGGTGATGATTTTCATTCAATTAATCCTATTGAAAACAAGTTTAAAATATAGACCCGACGAAtacaaatatcaaaatttgaCCGATGTTGAATCATTGTCGCATTTGATTCATGACATATGGTTCGAGTTTTTCAGTTGCATTAACAGACCGAAATTTTTAAGTGAAGATTGGAAGAACCTGATCAAGTCACTATCATTCACAAACTTGTTGAAATTTacatttaaaatttttttggcattCTTATACAAAATCCTAAAGTTCTTCGACCCGAATTTTAAAAGAATTGGAGCATTTTGGCAATGGGACAACGATAGGAATTTTTGGAGGTTTTTGGCGCTATTTGCAACCTTACAAATACTACTCACATTTTGTATCTCGAACATTTTAAACTGGGACTCATTGGATCAAGGTCTTGGCTCCATTATAGGGTCGCTGGGTTTGCTAGTAGAATCTCTTCTCCCTCTACCACAAATTGCCATTCTTTACAAACTAAAATCCGTCCAGGGTTTCAAACTAATCCTATTGGTAAGTTGGCTTTGTGGTGATACCCTAAAGATCACTTACCTAATTTTTGGtgcaaaaaatatttcCGCATTATTCGTTGTTTTTGCGTTATTCCAGATGTCGTTAGATTTTTACATCGGCGGTCAATACATTTACTATAGATACTACTATCCGAAACTAAGACATATCCACCATCCCAATAACAGCAATCCACCATCAGATGAAGAGGGTGAAAGCGAAATGTACGAATTGGACCTTTTCAATACTTTACAAAAGGATGTCGAAAAGGCCTTGAAACACGATAGTCATGATACATCAGATTCACCTCAATATGATCAAGTAGGTAAATCTCAGCCACATACGGTTACAGTATAA